A section of the Candidatus Chlorohelix allophototropha genome encodes:
- a CDS encoding DUF4007 family protein: MRFSGHETFICRYTWLPKACSAIAENPSVLTNDEEAMVKLGVGKNMVNSIRFWVEVMGVAIPNRQQKVFNLTTFGRRVFSEDGFDPYLENIQTLWLLHWHLSSRKADPIFAWNFLLNRWPYPELSRSEVVTAFEREGKRLGYSHSSVTLAQHLDIFLRTYLPSQKRTAIEDSLDSPFVELALLRQSGQRRIGLKGPLEDVYLFRREAKPELTKAVFEYCLDDYWNRWHQTERTLTFRDIAVAECSIGQVFKLPEDDLRTRLELYVMSGVAQPFEYQLSAVQGQVTRNNIPDYDFLATVYETGYNHG; the protein is encoded by the coding sequence ATGAGATTTTCTGGACACGAGACTTTTATTTGTCGCTATACTTGGTTGCCAAAAGCTTGTAGTGCTATTGCAGAGAATCCTTCTGTATTAACTAATGACGAAGAAGCAATGGTCAAGCTTGGCGTTGGTAAAAACATGGTTAACTCAATTCGTTTTTGGGTTGAAGTAATGGGAGTGGCAATTCCTAATCGACAGCAGAAGGTGTTCAACTTAACAACCTTTGGCAGAAGAGTTTTCTCAGAAGATGGGTTTGATCCTTATCTTGAGAATATACAAACTCTTTGGCTACTCCATTGGCATTTATCCTCCCGAAAGGCTGATCCAATTTTCGCTTGGAACTTCCTTTTAAATCGCTGGCCGTACCCAGAATTAAGTAGAAGTGAAGTCGTAACGGCATTTGAACGGGAAGGAAAGCGGCTAGGTTATTCACATTCTTCCGTCACTTTAGCGCAGCATCTGGATATATTTCTTCGTACATATTTACCGTCACAAAAACGGACAGCTATTGAAGATTCTCTGGACAGTCCGTTTGTTGAACTTGCTCTATTGAGGCAATCAGGCCAACGACGAATAGGTTTGAAAGGACCTTTAGAGGATGTTTATTTGTTCCGTCGAGAGGCCAAACCTGAATTGACAAAGGCTGTATTCGAATATTGCTTAGATGACTATTGGAACAGGTGGCATCAAACCGAAAGAACCCTTACATTCCGAGATATTGCTGTCGCAGAGTGTAGTATAGGCCAAGTATTCAAGCTACCAGAGGATGATTTGAGAACACGCCTTGAATTGTATGTAATGTCTGGTGTAGCTCAACCATTTGAATACCAATTATCAGCGGTGCAAGGTCAGGTAACGCGAAACAATATTCCTGATTATGACTTTTTGGCGACAGTTTATGAGACTGGATACAATCATGGATGA
- a CDS encoding cysteine desulfurase family protein, translating to MSNVEEKPIYLDNHASTQVDPRVVAVILHTMTTGYGNPNSVDHVFGDMAAKMVVAAQCEVAKLIGGDPDGVHFTTGASEAIQLAIAHAVSNRPHRDIPLRVALSAVEHRAVLDAISLQEDNGNVVVTWLPVDNFARLDLEALKSACASGIDLVCVMAANNEVGTLYPIEQIAQIASSANASILIDATQAAGHIPIFAVDWGITYLTVSGHKMYGPKGIGALVTLPNISIRYSHGRLRSTGNGTPNVPGIVGLGEACRLRQMEMIQDEPRIAAQRNHLEALLLSTISGLEVNGDRSNRLSHNLHLSLPDVPNDAVLARLRNRLAISTGAACTSAVDTPSHVLNAMGLAEELQNGAFRIGLGKFTTDDEIERAAGYFAAAVEDTRRAIAAI from the coding sequence ATGTCTAATGTTGAAGAGAAACCGATATATTTAGATAACCATGCTAGTACTCAAGTTGATCCTAGGGTTGTAGCAGTAATTCTTCACACTATGACAACTGGGTATGGTAACCCAAATAGCGTAGATCACGTCTTTGGTGATATGGCTGCCAAAATGGTTGTTGCCGCACAATGCGAGGTTGCCAAATTAATCGGTGGTGATCCAGATGGTGTACACTTTACAACAGGAGCGAGCGAAGCAATTCAACTAGCGATAGCTCATGCTGTTTCCAATCGACCACATAGAGATATACCTTTACGGGTAGCTTTATCTGCAGTGGAGCATAGAGCAGTTTTAGATGCGATATCGTTGCAAGAAGACAACGGGAATGTTGTTGTCACATGGCTACCCGTTGACAACTTTGCTCGTCTAGATTTGGAGGCATTGAAATCTGCTTGTGCCTCAGGGATTGATCTGGTATGTGTAATGGCTGCTAACAACGAAGTAGGTACATTATACCCAATTGAACAAATTGCCCAAATTGCGAGTTCAGCGAATGCATCAATCTTAATTGATGCAACACAAGCTGCTGGACATATTCCTATTTTCGCAGTTGATTGGGGGATTACCTATCTGACAGTTAGCGGGCACAAAATGTATGGGCCTAAAGGAATAGGCGCATTAGTTACACTTCCAAACATTTCTATTCGATACAGTCATGGTCGATTGCGAAGTACTGGAAATGGAACCCCTAATGTTCCAGGTATCGTTGGACTGGGTGAGGCATGTCGTTTGCGACAAATGGAAATGATTCAAGATGAACCTAGAATCGCAGCGCAACGCAATCATTTAGAAGCCCTACTACTCAGCACTATTAGTGGGTTGGAAGTAAATGGTGATCGTTCAAACAGACTTAGTCACAACTTACATTTGTCATTACCTGATGTACCTAATGACGCGGTGTTAGCCCGATTACGTAACCGTTTGGCTATTTCAACGGGGGCTGCTTGTACGTCCGCTGTGGATACACCATCACACGTTCTTAACGCTATGGGCTTAGCTGAAGAATTGCAAAACGGAGCCTTCCGTATCGGGTTAGGCAAATTTACAACTGATGATGAAATCGAGCGCGCAGCAGGTTATTTTGCTGCGGCCGTAGAAGATACACGAAGGGCAATTGCAGCTATATGA
- a CDS encoding HTH domain-containing protein, with amino-acid sequence MNPSLSALPFSPAQLEDLNQRQRQFLLMLTGSESLSRQEYEKAFNVSDRTAKEDLKKLRELGLIHTQGSARSLRYRLIG; translated from the coding sequence CTGAATCCAAGTCTCTCAGCTCTGCCTTTCAGCCCGGCCCAGCTGGAAGATCTTAATCAACGTCAGCGTCAATTTTTGCTTATGCTAACCGGTAGTGAATCGCTGTCTCGCCAGGAATATGAAAAAGCTTTTAATGTCTCTGATCGAACTGCAAAAGAGGATCTCAAAAAGTTGAGAGAACTCGGTTTGATACACACCCAGGGTTCTGCCAGAAGCTTACGTTACAGGCTAATCGGGTAA
- a CDS encoding ATP-binding protein produces the protein MVSAMTEEKSKTGHRQRLKERFIQDETTCRTEEALLELLLTYAIRLQEVQPLAHHLLVHFGILSALREADSKNLCQFDDLKDNTSTLLKLADWLRNHYQTVLCETDLDNNNNYQLELFEPVVELAAQTAKATPFSAELPSKKPNVPVRRGSQKNPIGSEELLSLMHHRGGERYESQPVPGATLADIDWQQVDRYLERREEARLSRIPRSIDKVELLRKLELIAPQDVPTVACLLFFGKEPQKFFPFHTIKAARFVDTTVLRFLDQAIITGTVPDMIDTAFEFVQRNTRNPARIEGLRRIDEDEYPAEAVREVLANAVVHRDFTMTDSAIRCQVFSNRIEIDSPGGLLPGMTVANLLTTSRFRNRKLGELLYHIGYIEAQGTEVRRVVELMTAAGLRSPRFDDQGYSLFVTLSGPDFDVPNATTTTA, from the coding sequence ATGGTAAGCGCAATGACAGAAGAGAAAAGTAAAACCGGTCACCGACAAAGGCTCAAGGAACGTTTTATTCAGGATGAGACTACCTGTCGCACTGAAGAGGCCCTTTTGGAACTATTGCTGACTTACGCAATTCGGTTGCAGGAAGTTCAGCCCCTGGCTCACCACTTACTGGTACATTTTGGTATTCTTTCAGCATTACGGGAGGCAGATTCGAAAAACCTTTGTCAGTTTGACGACCTTAAGGATAATACCTCTACCTTGCTAAAACTGGCGGATTGGCTCAGAAATCACTACCAGACTGTTCTATGTGAAACGGATCTAGATAATAATAACAATTATCAGCTAGAATTATTTGAGCCGGTAGTAGAGTTAGCCGCACAGACCGCCAAAGCAACTCCATTTTCGGCAGAACTTCCTTCCAAAAAACCTAATGTCCCAGTACGACGTGGTAGCCAGAAAAATCCCATTGGATCCGAGGAATTATTGTCCTTGATGCACCATCGTGGTGGCGAACGGTATGAAAGTCAGCCTGTTCCAGGCGCTACCCTGGCTGATATAGATTGGCAGCAAGTTGATCGCTACTTGGAGCGACGGGAAGAGGCCCGTTTATCGCGCATTCCTCGCAGTATTGATAAGGTGGAGCTATTGCGCAAGCTTGAGCTGATAGCACCACAGGATGTTCCAACAGTGGCTTGCCTACTGTTCTTCGGTAAAGAGCCGCAAAAGTTCTTCCCCTTCCATACAATCAAAGCGGCCCGGTTTGTAGATACCACCGTACTCAGGTTCCTGGATCAGGCCATTATCACCGGAACCGTACCGGACATGATAGATACCGCATTTGAGTTCGTGCAGCGCAACACCCGCAATCCGGCTCGTATCGAGGGACTGCGTCGCATTGATGAAGATGAGTATCCTGCAGAAGCGGTGCGAGAAGTTTTAGCGAACGCCGTAGTGCATCGCGACTTCACGATGACCGATTCGGCTATTCGCTGCCAGGTATTTAGCAATCGCATCGAGATAGATAGTCCCGGCGGCTTACTACCAGGTATGACAGTGGCTAACCTATTAACCACCAGTCGTTTTCGCAACCGTAAACTGGGTGAGTTGCTGTACCATATTGGATATATTGAGGCTCAAGGCACCGAAGTGCGGCGCGTGGTGGAACTAATGACTGCAGCTGGTTTGCGCTCCCCTCGCTTTGATGACCAGGGATACAGCCTTTTCGTCACCCTGAGCGGGCCAGACTTTGACGTTCCTAACGCCACTACAACTACCGCCTGA
- the mads1 gene encoding methylation-associated defense system helix-turn-helix domain-containing protein MAD1 — MEDRWLSVDDIAAYLGVKRDTVYKWIELKSMPCHKVGRLWKFKKEEVDGWVRSGSAEAVGTNKLKKGIR, encoded by the coding sequence ATGGAAGATCGCTGGCTTTCGGTGGATGATATTGCCGCTTACCTCGGCGTCAAACGCGATACGGTATATAAATGGATTGAGCTGAAGAGCATGCCCTGCCACAAAGTAGGCCGCCTCTGGAAATTCAAAAAAGAAGAGGTAGATGGTTGGGTGCGCTCCGGTTCAGCCGAAGCAGTTGGTACGAATAAACTCAAGAAGGGTATAAGATAG
- a CDS encoding transposase: MKGRTFTPEFKLKLVRAVLSGEKTIIQLCREHNLSDSLIHNWKKLYREKGEAAFTAPTQSRTLPVSSEQSELEALRQRVGELERLAGQQALEISILKKVSAMLNCTPSLNGVK; this comes from the coding sequence ATGAAGGGAAGAACCTTTACCCCGGAATTTAAGTTGAAACTGGTCAGAGCGGTGTTGAGCGGCGAAAAAACCATAATACAACTCTGCCGGGAACATAATCTCAGTGACAGCCTGATCCATAATTGGAAGAAACTCTACCGGGAGAAAGGGGAAGCCGCTTTCACCGCTCCCACCCAATCCCGCACCCTTCCAGTTTCATCGGAACAGTCGGAGTTGGAAGCCTTACGCCAGCGGGTGGGTGAACTGGAACGACTAGCGGGTCAACAGGCCCTGGAAATATCGATCTTAAAAAAAGTCTCGGCGATGCTGAATTGTACCCCGTCGCTCAACGGTGTGAAATAA